A single window of Eucalyptus grandis isolate ANBG69807.140 chromosome 1, ASM1654582v1, whole genome shotgun sequence DNA harbors:
- the LOC120286770 gene encoding probable vacuolar amino acid transporter YPQ1, whose translation MGLLRRDVPQCPAGRHCAQWFREHMQYCLCSTKDGISLSLGVVSVVSWGVAEIPQIVTNYKLKSAEGLSLAFLTTWILGDLFNLFGCMLEPATLPTQYYMAVLYTIATWAIFGQTVYYGHIYPRLKYRRPFCKGPKPNEIESAGNDRLSIHKDSVKQHNSSERLQNGSDTIDRQSVLSSPIPLPALPTNASHQQGLYYASARSFSSSHTPIAGSCFPQRMSPKNADNQGTFEEPLLAGDSSEQSTPSPKTKNMLCLVSLVMFFGTFNLPKPVKDRASSVSRKHSGRIMQVGRKLLQVNDGMLQENGFAGNSGVGTFLGWAMAAIYMGGRLPQICLNIRRGKVEGLNPWMFLLALIGNITYVASILVSSLDWSKIRPNLPWLVESSGCALLDIFVSLSIQLQMYQC comes from the exons ATGGGACTGCTCCGCCGCGACGTGCCTCAGTGCCCGGCCGGTCGGCATTGCGCGCAGTGGTTTAGAGAGCATATGCAGTACTGCCTATGCAGCACGAAGGACGGGATATCTCTGTCCTTGGGCGTGGTCAGTGTCGTCAGCTGGGGCGTTGCCGAGATACCGCAGATCGTCACGAATTACAAGCTGAAATCCGCGGAGGGTCTTTCCCTTGCTTTCCTGACGACATGGATACTTGG GGATTTGTTCAACCTTTTTGGCTGCATGCTGGAACCTGCCACG CTTCCGACACAATACTACATGGCAGTG CTGTATACTATCGCTACATGGGCTATCTTTGGGCAAACGGTATACTATGGTCACATCTACCCTCGGTTGAAGTACAGGCGGCCATTCTGCAAG GGTCCCAAGCCTAATGAGATTGAATCAGCGGGAAATGATAGACTAAGCATTCACAAAGACAGTGTGAAACAACACAACAGCTCTGAGAGATTGCAAAATGGGTCTGACACCATTGATAGACAAAGTGTTTTGAGCTCACCAATTCCTCTTCCAGCACTTCCAACAAATGCTTCACATCAGCAAGGATTATATTATGC ATCAGCAAGATCTTTTTCAAGTAGCCATACACCAATAGCAGGATCTTGTTTTCCACAAAGGATGAGTCCCAAAAATGCTGATAATCAAGGTACATTTGAAGAGCCATTGCTTGCTGGAGATTCGTCAGAACAATCTACACCATCCCCGAAGACCAAAAACATGCTGTGTCTG GTCTCTCTAGTTATGTTTTTTGGCACTTTCAATCTCCCAAAGCCAGTTAAAGACAGAGCAAGTTCTGTTTCCAGGAAACACAGTGGACGCATCATGCAAGTTGGAAGAAAGCTTTTGCAG GTTAATGATGGGATGCTTCAAGAAAATGGTTTTGCCGGAAATAGTGGAGTTGGTACTTTCCTCGGTTGGGCAATGGCAGCTATTTACATGGGGGGAAGGCTTCCTCAGATTTGCTTAAAT ATCAGGAGGGGAAAAGTTGAG GGACTCAATCCATGGATGTTCCTTCTTGCTTTGATTGGAAACATTACCTACGTAGCAAG TATACTAGTCAGCAGCTTAGACTGGTCAAAAATCAGGCCAAATTtaccttggctggtggaatcaaGCGGTTGTGCCCTTCTGGACATTTTCGTATCCTTGTCAATCCAATTACAAATGTATCAATGTTGA
- the LOC104443554 gene encoding uncharacterized protein LOC104443554 — SHQSSTTVHGIPGALSQAPKPSLLIILSSSCRRRVVRQLNVTCSPFTPHRHPTPQPLLVFSSLPLLLQDYSFEPHKAHFLCKSYRFLDDREEDDDGEELDDCSFGEAVALFNRREYYKCHDFLEALWNRAEEPRRTLVHGILQCAVGFHHLFNQNHRGAMMELGEGLCKLRKMDFEDGPFHQFEREVSAALDFIYQTQIELAACTEELCIAMDRSERSYQLLGGYGAGQNLYRLELDHDAKIYIVFCPERDYMKTVSPPQIKLPTLNASEEDFLNFR; from the exons TCTCACCAATCAAGCACAACCGTCCATGGCATCCCTGGCGCTCTCTCTCAAGCTCCCAAACCCTCTCTCCTCATCATTCTCTCCTCATCATGCAGGCGCAGGGTCGTCCGCCAACTCAACGTCACATGCTCTCCTTTCACTCCTCACCGCCACCCGACTCCACAGCCACTCCTTGTCTTCTCCTCTCTCCCGCTTCTCCTCCAAGACTACTCCTTCGAACCCCACAAGGCCCACTTTCTCTGCAAATCCTACCGGTTCTTGGACGACCgtgaagaagacgacgacggcGAAGAATTGGATGATTGCAGCTTCGGCGAAGCCGTGGCGCTGTTCAACAGGAGAGAGTACTACAAGTGCCACGACTTCCTCGAGGCGCTATGGAACAGAGCCGAAGAGCCGAGGAGGACTCTCGTTCACGGGATTCTGCAATGCGCCGTCGGGTTTCATCACCTCTTCAACCAG AACCACAGAGGGGCGATGATGGAGTTGGGAGAGGGGCTTTGCAAGCTGAGGAAGATGGACTTCGAAGATGGTCCGTTTCATCAGTTCGAGAGGGAGGTTTCTGCGGCTCTGGACTTCATTTACCAAACTCAGATTGAACTGGCAGCCT GTACTGAGGAACTGTGTATTGCAATGGATAGATCAGAGAGATCCTACCAGCTTCTAGGGGGCTATGGTGCCGGGCAGAACCTGTATCGTCTAGAACTTGATCATGACGCGAAGATATACATTGTTTTCTGTCCGGAGAGAGACTATATGAAGACTGTGTCACCACCTCAGATTAAGCTTCCGACTCTAAATGCATCCGAAGAAGATTTTCTCAATTTCAGGTGA